The stretch of DNA CGCACTCACCTCACTCGACCAGAACCTGGTCAGGGCCAACTCCGGTGAGGAGGCGCTCAAGCACCTTCTGGGCACCGACTTCGCGGTCATCCTGCTCGACGTGGTCATGCCGGGGATGGACGGCTTCGAGACCGCCGCGCACATCAAGCAGCGCGAGAAGACCAAGGACGTGCCGATCATCTTCCTGACCGCCCAGGAGGTCGACCGGCACCAGGTCTTCCGCGGCTACGCCTCGCGCGCGGTGGACTTCCTGCTCAAGCCGTTCGACCCCTGGGTGCTGCGCTCCAAGGTCGAGGTGTTCGTGGAGCTGCACCAGCTCAAGGCGCAGATGCGCGAACAGGCCCGCGCCCTCCAGCGCGGCCTGGGCCAGGAGACCGGCGAGCCCGGAAAGGTCCTGGCCGAGCAGCTGGCGCAGCGCTCCCGCCAGGTCCAGACCGACCTCGCCCAGCTGCGCGAGCACATCGTGACCAACTACCAGGACGTGGACCAGAGCCTCGTGGACGGCGTGCGCCGGGTGGACAGCGCGGTCTCGCGCCTGTCCACCCTGGTGGACACACTCCACGGCCCCGAATGACGAGGGCCCTCATCCTGGGAGGATTCCCCTTCGGGGGCTGGCCCGGGCGCCCGCGTGGCTCTGGAGGTGGCGGAGGCGGGTTTCCGCGGGAGGGCTGCGCCGCAGGCCTCGCTTGAGGGTGGTGGCGGGCGACGGGTGGGAGGAGCGGAGCCCCCAAGAAACGCCCCTCAGGCGGAGGGCCGGGGCGGCAGGGCCAGGCCGATGTGCTCGCCGATCTCCTCGATCAGGCCCAGGTCGGCCAGGCGGAAGCTGCCCCGGTTGCTGCGGCGGATCAGGGTGAGCGCGCCGCGCACGCCCCGGCTGCCCCGCAGGGGGACCGACAACAGCGACCCCGCGCCCAGCATCGACAGCAGCGGCGCTCCGGACGGGGCGTGGCCCAGCACGGCCTCGTCCTCGATCAGCGGGAACAGCAGGGACTGGCCCCGCTCCAGCACCTCGCCCGGGATGGCGGAGTCGCCGGGCGCCGCCGAGGCCACCGCCTCCCTCTGCGCCGGGAGCGCGTCGGCCGGCCCCGCGACCACGGCGCGGCGGGGCGCCACGGAGGAGGTGGGCAGGTCGCACACGTCCACGACCACCCAGTCGGCGTAGGAGTCGGCCAGCAGGTCGGCCGCGTCCGCGAGCGCGAGCGGTTCGCCCGCACCGCCCGGGCCGGCCGAGCGCAGCAGCAGCCGCGTCATCCGGGTCAGCACGTCCAGCCTGCGCGCGGCCAGCACCACCACCTGGTCCTCCACCTCCGTCTCCAGCGGGGCGGGGCCCTCCTCCTCGGCGCCGTTCATCGGCGGCGACATCGCCACCAGCACCAGCGGGTTGGGCTCGGTGGGCAGCTCCAGGCGCGTCAGGGTCAGGTGCACGTCCTCGGCCCAGCCGCGCTGGGCCAGCCGGGACTCCAGCGCGGCGTCGCCGTCGCCGCGCAGCACCGCGGCCAGCCAGGACTGCATGGCCGCGCGCTTGCGCAGGTCGACGAAGTGGGCGAAGGGCTTGCCGGTGAGGTAGCCCGGCGCGCTGCCCAGCCGCGCGGCCCCGGAGTTGTTGATGCGCCGGATGTAGCCCTCGTGGTCCAGCAGCACGGTGGGGACGCTCAGCTCCTGGAACATCGCGCGGAGCAGGGCCCGGTCGCCGTCGTCGCCCTGGCGGCGCGGCTCGGGCTGGGCGTGGGCCCGGGCCAGTTCGGCCCCCGCGTCGCCCAGCAGGCGTTCGGCGTACTCCAGTTCGGCCAGGGCCGCCTCGGCGGTGCCCTGGGCGTCGTCGGGATACATGGTGTGCGTGTTGCGCAGGGCCGCGATGCGTTCACCCAGTGCGGTGATCTCACGCTGCAACCCGGCGAGGTTCTCCGACACGCTCAGGTCTCCCGTCGTGGATGGCGTCTTCCCGAAGCGGGCGGATGTCCGCTGCCGCGGTCTTCCAAGGTTACGGTTAGTCCGAGCCCGGAAACGGCAAGGAGGCCCCGACTGTGTGGATCGAACGCCTGGCCCGGGATATCGGCGCGCTGGGACAGGCGGATGGCACCACCCTGGAACGGGCCCTGGACCAGATGAGCAGGGCCGCGGCCCTGGGCGTCCCCGGCTGCTCGGCCGCGCTCGTCGTGGTCTGGCGCGAGGTCGAGGGGGCCGACGGCTCCGTGCGGCACGTGGTCACCGACTACGGAGCCTCCCACGCGGACCTGTCCGCGGCCTTCGAGCACCAGTACACCACCGACCAGGGGCCCACCGTCGAGGCCGTCCGCGAGATGGGCCGGGTGCGGGTGGGCGACATCCTGCGCGAACCCCACCGCTGGCCCCGCTACACCAGCATGGCGGTCCAGTGCGGGGACCGCTCCTCCATCACCCTGCCCAGTCTGCTGCCCGGCGAGGGCGACGACCGGGTGATCACCTTCGGCGTGCACTCCGGCCGGGCCGACGCCTTCGACGAGGAGGTCGTCGCCCCGCTGACCGCCCTGCTCGCCGAGCACGCCGCCGTGTCGCTGTACAGTGCCGGACGCCAGGCCGACGTGGCCAGGGAGACCGCCCACATGCGCCGGGCCATGTCCGCGCGTACGGTGATCGACCAGGCCAAGGGCATCATCATGCACGCCCGCGGCTGCGACGCCGACACCGCCTTCGCCGCGCTGCGCGAGGTCGCCCAGCGCAACCGCAAACGGGTGGTGGACGTGGCCCGCGACCTCGTGGCGGAGAACACCGGTCCCCAGCCCCGGATGCGCCCCGACCGAAGGTGAACGGGCGGGCAACACCGGGCGATGAGTCCCGAGCGTGATCGAAAAGCGCCATGATGAGGGCTCGGGGCCCTCCCGGAACAAGAAGGAGAAGTGACCGTGACGTCAGACATCTCGATCCGTCGCGAGGATGACGTCGTCGTCGTCACCCCCGCGGGGGAGATGGACGCGGTGACCTCTCCCGCGCTGGCCGACGTCCTCGACGGCCTCCTGGCCGCCGAGCCTCCCCGGGGGGTGGTGGTCGACCTCGCCAAGGTGTCCTTCTGCGACTCGCGCTGCATCGGCGTGCTCGTCGCCGCCTACCGGCAGGCGCGCGACCTGGGCGTGGGCCTGATGGTCGCCGAGCCCCAGCCGCAGGTCAACCGCCTGTTCGTGATAGCCGGGATCGACCAGGTCATCCCGATCGCGGGCAGCACCGGAGCCGCGGCGGACTCCCTCAGGGGCTGAGCGGGGCCCGCGTCCCTGGTTCCCGGACGGTCCCGGACTCCCCGGCCCCGTCCACGAAGTGCAGCCGTACCAGGGAGCCCTCGCCGCTGCCGCTGATCTCCAGGAAGTCGCAGGTCTGCCGGGTGATCCACAGCCCGTACCCGCGCGGGCGCATGCTGTCGGCCGGGCGGTAGCCGGTGAGCGGGTCGAAGAGCCCGCCGCGCTCGTCGAACACGTCGCACACCCACCGCCCGGGGGCGCGCCAGACCTGCACGGTGCCCTTGCCCGCCCCGTGCTCCAGCACGTTGGCGGCCAGCTCGTTGACCGCCACCACCAGGCTGTCGATCCGCTCGGGCGGGAACCCCATGGACTCGCCGAGCGCCGCCAGGTCGGCGCGCAGCCGCGGCAGGGACAGCCCGATCTCCAGCCGGTGCGCGGGTCCGCTGACCGGCAGCGGCTCCGGGGCGACCGGCCGGGTGCCGAACGCGGCCGTGCCCAGGTAGGCGGGGTTGGGGCGGGGCCCGTCGGACTCCACCAGCACCGGGTGGGTGGCCACGACCGCGGACCGCGTCCGCGTGGTCAGGTCGCGGTCGTCGTGGACGCACAGCAGGCTCAGCCGCTGCGGGGCCAGCGCCGTGGACAGCACCGACTCCAGCCGGTGCCACTCGCGCAGCTCCATCCCCGAGACCGGCAGCGGCGGCTCGGCCACCACGACCACCGGCACGGGGGCGTGGACCAGCGCCAGGCGGTGCAGGGCGGCCAGGGTGCGCCCCGGGGCGTCGTAGAACCGGTTCCGCTCCAGGACGTGCACGCGCTCGCGCTCGGAGGCCGACAGCGCCCCGGTGAGCGCTGCCGCGCGTTCGCCGGAGACCGCGAGCACCGTGTGGGCGTTTTCGCGTACGGCTGAGCGCAACCGCTGCCGGGCCACCTCGTGGAACCGCTGCTCGCGGCGGAAGAGCAGTCCCTGGTGTTCGAAGGTCATCGGTACGTGGTGTCCGCGCCCGGGGCCGACCGTCCGGCCGCCGGGCGCCACTGTCTGTGTACCCGCTGCGGCCCCTCGGAGGAAACCCCGGGGGGCCGGTGGGCCGGGCACGCTGTGAGGGCGGGCACGGCTCAGTGCGCGGTCCCGGACAGTAGCAGACCGTCCGTCTCGTCCTCGTCGGCGCGGTCCTGTTCCGTCTGCTGCGGGCGGGAGCGCTCGTAGGCGAGCTCCGTCTCGACGGCGATCCGCTGCCAGGTGAACCGGGAGCGGGCCCGGTCCACGGCGGCGATGCCGTACGCGGTGCTCATGGTCGGGGTGTTGAGGACCGCGCGCACGGAGCGCACGACCTCGTCGGGGCGGCCGAAGCGCATCAGCACGCCGCTGGTGCGGTGCAGGACGGCCCCCGGGGTGGCGCCGGTGGCGGTGGCCACCACGGGCAGGCCGCACGCCATGGCCTCCAGCACGGCCCCGCCGTAGGGGTCGTAGGAGGCGGCGGACACGTACACGTCCGCGGAGCGCAGCAGGCGCGGCAGCTCCTTGCGCTCCACGGGCCCGGCCAGGTGGACGCGGTCGTTCACCCCGGCCTCCTTGGCCAGGAGCTCGATCCGGCGGGCGTTCTCGTCCAGGGCCACGTCCAGGTCCTCGGCGGTGGAGACGAGCAGCAGCTCCGCCTCGGGGAGGCGGGTCATGGCCTCCACGAGCCGGTCGGCGCCGCCGGCCTCGGTCAGGGAGGTGACCGAGACCAGGCGGGCGCGCTCCTCGCGCCGGGAGTGCCAGTGCTCGGCGGAGGCGCTGCCCTCCACGCTGAAGTGGTCGGGGTCCACACCGAAGGGCACGACGTTGACGTGGTGGCGGGGGACGCCCAGGCGGGCCAGCTCGACCTGCTGGTCGGTGGAGTTGACCAGCACGCGGTCGGCGCGCGAGGCGAGGATGGTCTCCATGCGGGCGCGCTCGGGGTGGTGGCCGAGGCCGGAGCGCTGCTCGCTGGCGTTGAGGGAGTGGAAGGTCTGCACGAGGGGCGTGCCGGTCTGGTCGCTCTCGCTGTGCGCCTGCGCGTGCAGGGCGGCCAGGCCGCTGGTCCAGCCGATCGCGTGCAGGACGTCGGGGCTGTCCTCGTCCAGGACGGAGGCCAGGGCGCTGCCGAAGGCGCCGGTGTGCTCGGCGTGCTCCTCGGGGGACAGCGGCCGGGCCGGGCCGGCGTCCAGGTAGGCGACGGAGACGCCGCGCGCCATGCGGGTGCGGCCGTCGGGCTGGTCGGGGTCACTGCGGCGGGCGTAGACCGTCACCCGGTGGCCCCGCTTGGCCAGCTGCCGGGACAGGGCGCACACGTGCAGGCTGGCGGGGCAGGCGGGCTCGCCCCTGTGGGCGGGGAGGGGGTTGGCGTGTTCGGCGACCATCGCGATCTTCACTGGGCTGAACTCCTTGGACACGGTCTCATCCGGTGTCCGTCGTAGGTGTGCCCGAGGCGACTCCGGAGCGGGGATCGGAGTCCTCACGGGCGGGGCTGGGGCCGTGGCGCCGGTTCCCGGGCCGTGGGGCCGGGAACCGGCGGGAAGGTGGCTGCGGGGGGAGGCGGGGCGCGGTCAGGGGAGGGCGGCACACGGTGCCGGACGGCGCGCCGGTGGAGGCCTCCCGGCAGCACGAGGAGCCGTAGGCGCGTGGCGCGTACGGCTGCGGCTGAACGGAGGGGGGAGAGGAAGAAAGAAGGGAAGACGCACGGAGATCACACCAAACGACCGGTCGGGGAAGACTGGGGCCACCGTGCGTGACAGGATGATGCCGCACGGGGCTGGTCGTGTGTGTCTGCGTCTTAGACACCCAACGGGGTTCATTCTGCCAGACGGTTCGCGTCTCGACAACGTGACGCGAATCCGACACCAAGAACCGCGGGGGTTCGGTGCTGTCCGTAACCCCGGAGTTCTCCCGGTTGGTCTGCGGTTTCGCGGTACCCGTGGGTGGCCCCTGTCGGGTCGGCCGCACCGCCGCTACTGTCAGACCGGAACACCGGGAGTGCCCGGCGCGCACCGCGGATCGCCCGGCACGGCACGTCCGGCGGCGGGAACCGGGGCGGGAACTGCGTATCCGGGTGTTTTCCGCCATGATGTACGCGGATTTTGACCCACTCCGGCGGTGGCTCGGTACGGTGACAGAATCCAGACGTTGAACGGGACTCGACCAAGGCCCGGCGCGGGGCGCCGGGCAACCGGCCACGGCCGATGAAACGGGAGGAAGGGCGTATGGGTGTCGCTGGTGGGGAAGTCATTGTCACGGCCCTCACGCACCGGGGCGCTATCCGCCCCGCCAACGAGGACGCCGTCGTCATGGGTGCCCTGACCGTCGCCAGTGCGAACATGACCTCGCCGGTGCGTTGCGTCCTCCCGGTCGGGGAGCCCGTCATCCTGGCGGTCGCCGACGGGATCGGCGGTCAGGCCGCGGGGGAGATCGCCTCCGAGCACGCCGTGCACCGCATGGCCGAGATGGGTCCGCGGCTCAGCGGCCCCGAGGAGATAGCCCAGCTGCTGAGCAACATCGACGAGGAGATCAAGGACCACGCCACCCAGCACACCGAGTTCTCCGGCATGGGGACCACGGTCGCGGGCGTCCTGCTCAACAACGACGGCAACTTCTGGTTCAACGTCGGCGACTCCCGCACCTACCGCCTGGAGGGGCGCCGCCTGCGCCAGCTCTCGGAGGACGACTCGCCCGCGCTGCCCCCGTCCGAGGACGGCCGTCCGGTCACCACGAACTTCATCACCCAGTCCCTGGGCGGCAGTTCGGGCGGCACGATGGTCCCGCACGTGGGCCGGGACGACGCGGCCGACCCCAGCGCCTGGCTCATGTGCAGCGACGGCCTGTCCGACCTGGTCCTGCCCGAGGAGATGGAGCGGATGATCGCCGAGGCGGGCAGCGACGAGGCCGCCGTGTACGCCCTGTGGCAGGCCGCCATGGAGGCGGGCGGCAAGGACAACATCAGCATCCTGCTGGCACGCCGCGTCTGACCCGTCCCGCCCGACCCGGCCCCGACGGTCGGCCGGCGTTCCCGACCGAGCCGGTTCCGCCCACCGGCCCCGCCCCCTCCACCCACCAGCCTCCCCCGACGCACGGCCCCCGCGCGAGCGGACGCCGCCGACGCCCCCGTGTCCGCCCTCCCCGTCGCGGGGCGGGCGGACCGGGCACCGAACACGACGAGGGGCCCGCACGCCCTCCCCGCGGGGAGGCGCGTACGGGCCCCTCGGCCTTCCGGTACTACTTCTGCCCGGCGTCCCCGCCCGGGCGCCTGCGCATGCGCACGGCCACGAGCACGACCGCGGCGATGCCGGCGACCGCGACGACGGCCACGACCGCCAGCGCCACCGGTGACACGCCGCCCGACTCCTCCTCGGCCGCGGCCTCGTCCGCGTTCGCCTCGCCGGAGGGCCCCTGCGCCTGCTCCTGCGCCGTCTCCCCGGCGGGCTCCTGCGCGGTCTCGCTCTCCTCGGGCTCCGGCGCCGCCGCGGCGACGGCCTCCTCGGTCACCGAGAACGTCAGGGTGTCCTGGATCGGGTGGCCGTCGGAGGAGACCACGCGGAACCCGATGGTGTACTCACCGGCCTGGTCCAGCGGGGCCAGACCCACCGACACGTCCGTGCCGTCGAAGGTCAGGTCCCCCTCCTCGTAGGTGGTCTCCTCGTCCGGCCCCGTGACGACGACGGCGCTGCCGCTGCCGCCCTCCATCGGCGAGTTGTTGAAGCTCAGCACGACCTCCTCGGGCACGGTGTCCAGGGTGGCCCCGTCCTCCGGGTTGGACCCGGTCAGGACGTCGTGCGCCAGCGCGGGCGAGGGGGCCAGGGCCAGGGCGGCCGCGGCGAGGGGGGCGAGTACGGCGGCGGCCGCGCGCGCAAGCGCGCGTGCGGGGGCCGCGGTGTCGGGGGTGCGGGTGGTGGTCATGTCTTCCCTCAGTTCTCGGTACGTTCCGGCGTGCGCGCGGGGGCGTCGTGGAAGGACGCCCGGGAGGAGGGGAGGTCCGCGCGGGCCGTGCGCCGAGAGCGCGACGGGCGGGGGAGCGGTACGGGAGGCGGCGCACGCGACCGGTACGCGGGCGCCGAACGCGATGCCGGGCACGCGCAGCGGCGGCAGGGCCCGGGTGAGCAGGGCGGTCAGGAACCACAGGGCCGCCTCGCCGTGGGCGAGCAGCGCCGACGCCAGCAGGGCCGCCCACAGGTGCGCGAACAGCATGCCGGGCGCGAGGCCGAGGGTGTGGGTGAGCAGGCCGTGCCCGGTGTGGTCGGCGCCGGTGTCGAGGACCCCGGGGACGGGTTCGCCCGAACCCTGGAACACCAGGTGCAGGAGGATCTGCACGCAGGCCATGACGGCGAAGATGTCGCCGAACCCGCGCATCGTGCGGGTGAAGTACCACAGCAGGGGGAACAGGACCGCGGTCGCCGCGGCCAGCCCTCCGGGGGAGGCGGGCGCCGCGGCCCACAGGTTGTGCCCGCCCCAGGCAAGCCCCGTGCACGCAGCGGCCAGAAGGGCCGTGCGCAGGAGGCGGAGTGTGCCGTGAGCGGGTCGCACGAGAAAGAACCTAGGCCGTGCCCCGGAGGGTCGCAAGATCCCCTGGGGACGGCGGACGCGCGGCCCGGGCGGACCGGGCGGACCGGCGCGGGACGCGGACGAGGCGGGGCCGGACCGGGGGAGGGAGCGAGGGGCTGGACCGCCGGGCGGGCCGACGCCCTCCGGCGGTCCCCGTCGCCCTCGTCAGTGACGACCGGCGGGGACGAGTTCGCGGCGCATGTAGCGGCGCTCCTCGGGGGTGGTCCCACCCCAGACTCCGTGGGCCTCTCCCGCCCGCAGGGCCCACCGCAGGCACTCTTGGCGAACAGTACAGCTGCGGCAGACGGCGATGGCCTGCTCGGTGTCGGCGCGCCCGATCCCGGTGCTGCTCACCGGAAAGAAGATCTCCGGGTCCTGCGAGCGGCAGTTGCCCTGCAGGACCCAGTCCTCGCTCTCGTGGTACAGGCGGTTCACGGGCGCCTCCGATCCGTGGCTGGTGGTCCCTGGCCCCGTGCCGCGTCACCACGGCCGGGTCAGGGGGTTTCTCCGCCCCACCGCCCTCGGGTGATCGACCCGGGAACTGCGGCGCGGCGATGCGACCAATTGTAGTACGACTCAACGTAGTACTACACGGAGTCTGCGCGAAAAGACCGGAAATCTCAAGGGCGCCTCCGGGGGGCGGGCCGCCCCCGCCCGCGGGCGCGCCCCGGGGTGGGGGCTGGGGCCCGACCCTCCCCCTGCCCCCACGCGGCCGCGCCAAAGGCCGCGTCCTTGCGCGTGTCGGCGTTTCGGGTGTGCCGGCAGCTCCTTCCGGCGTACCGTGTGGCGCGGGCGCGGAGCCCCCAAGTGGCGTTATGTCGCGAGCTTTCCACCGAATTGATGTGACTTAACGCACGCTTAATATTGCTCCGCGAGGATCTATGTTTGACCCTGACGGTTGTCGGTCCACCGAACGCCGGCGACCGCCCTCCCCGGCGGAGCCCCGAGCCCGCCCCACACGGCCGCGGCGCCGAACCCCCTGTTGGGCGGGGCGTGAGCGTGTGTCCCGTCCGCTCCCGGACGTCCCCCGAAAGTCCAGGTCAGAGCTTTGGGGCGCCGCTAAATAAACAGGCCATACCCGTGGGCGGTCTGCCCAAACATCCGCGAGCGGCCTCCACGAAATGTCATTGACATTCGTTCGCTAAATTCGATCGACGTGCCACATCTACGAACGAACCTCCAAGCACGCGACCGGACTGACACCGGGGCCACGGCCTCGGAAAATCCAGGTGCCGCGGGCCGTGGAGGCGTGCGCCTGTCGCACCCGTCCCCGGAGGACGGACCGCACATGTGGCGGCTGGCGCGGGAGAACGGCATGGACGCCAACTCCCCGTACGCCTACGCGCTCTGGTGCCGGGACTTCGCCACGACCAGCGTCGTCGCCCGCGACGACGAGGGCCGTGTCGCGGCCTACGTCACCGGTTACGTGCGGCCCGACGACCCCGACACCTACTTCCTCTGGCAGGTCGCCGTCGACTCCGCGTACCGCGGACAGGGGCTGGCCCGCCGGATGCTCGACTTCGTCGGCGACCGGATCACCGACCGCGGCCTGCGCTACCTCGAAGCGACCGTCACCGCCGACAACACCGCCTCCCGCGCCCTGTTCGCCTCGTTCGCCCGGGACCGGGGCGCCGAGGCGGTGTGGAGTCCGCTCTTCACCGGGGAACACTTCCCCCAGGAGGACACCCCCCACGACCCCGAGGACCTCGTACGCATCGGACCTCTCGGAGCCGGGCCCGGAGCATGACCGACCGTCCGCACCGGACCCGTTCGACCCACCCCGTCGCCCAAGCCATGAGCCCACGAACCTGGGATAAAGGAACCGAGGAACACACGATGGAGACCTTCCAGCGCCTGGAGTCCGAAGTCCGCGGATACTGCCGGAACTGGCCGGTCGTGTTCGACCGGGCCGTCGGTAGCCACGTCTACTCCGAGGACGGCAAGCCCTACCTCGACTTCTTCGCGGGTGCGGGGTCGCTCAACTACGGGCACAACAACCCCGAGCTGAAGACCTCGCTCATCGAGTACCTGACCGACGACAAGATCGTGCACAGCCTCGACGCCTACAGCGTGGCCAAACGCGAGTTCCTGAAGACCTTCGAGGAGATCATCCTCAAACCCCGGGGCCTCGACTACAAGGTCCAGTTCCCCGGACCCGCGGGCAACAACGCGGTCGAGGCCGCGCTCAAGCTGGCCCGCAAGTACACCGGTCGCGAGACCATCGTCAACTTCACCAACGGCTTCCACGGCATGACCCTGGGCGCCCTGGCCGTCACCGGCAACTCGATGAAGCGCGGCGGCGCGGGCGTGCCGCTGGGCCACGTCGCCACGATGCCGTTCGACAACTACCTGGACGGCAAGACGCCGGACTTCCTGTGGCTGCGCAGCCTGCTGGACGACAGCGGCAGCGGCCTGGACAAGCCCGCGGCCGTCATCGTCGAGACGGTCCAGGGCGAGGGCGGCATCAACGCCGCCAGCGCCCAGTGGCTGCGCGAGCTCTCGGACCTGTGCCGCGAGTACGGCATCCTCATGATCGTCGACGACATCCAGATGGGCTGCGGCCGCACCGGCGACTTCTTCAGCTTCGAGGAGGCCGGGATCACCCCGGACATCGTCACGCTGTCCAAGTCCATCAGCGGCTACGGCCTGCCCATGGCCCTCACCCTGTTCAAGCGCGAGCTGGACGTGTGGGAGCCGGGTGAGCACAACGGCACCTTCCGCGGGTTCAACCCGGCCATGGTGACCGCCGTCGGGGCCCTGCGCCGCTACTGGAGCGACTCGGCCTTCTCCGACTCCGTCAAGGCCAAGGGCGACATGGTCGCCGCCCGCCTGGCCGAGATGGCCGCCGAGCACGCCGAGTTCGGCGCGCACGTGCGCGGCCGCGGCCTGGCCCGGGGCCTGGCCTTCGAGCAGACCGACATCGCCAAGAAGGTCGCCGCCGAGTCCTTCGAGCGGGGCCTGCTCCTGGAGACCTCCGGCCCCGAGGACGAGGTGGCCAAACTCCTGCCGCCGCTCACGGCGAGCGAGGAGGAACTCACGGCCGGTCTTGACATCATGGCTGACGCGGCCCGCGCCGCGGTCAAGGCGGCCCAGCCCGCCTAGGGACTCCCACAGGGGGATTTCCACACCACACGGTGCGGGGCCGGGCGGCGACCCTCGGGACGTCGTCCGGCCCCTCCCCGTGTGCCGTACCACCACAGGAGCGCCGAGAGCGCGTAGAGGGGGAGCACAGTGATCGTTCGCAGCATGGACGAGGTCAACGACACCGACGCCGACATCAAGACGGAGAACTGGCGCAGCCGCCGGATCGTCCTGGCCAAGGACAAGGTCGGCTTCTCCTTCCACGAGACCGTCCTGTACGCGGGCACCGAGTCGACCTTCTGGTACGCCAACCACGTCGAGCTCGTGCACTGCATCGAGGGCGAGGCCGAGCTGACCAACGAGGAGACCGGGGAGAAGCACATCATCACCCCGGGCACCCTCTACCTGCTCGACGGCCACGAGAGGCACACCGTCCGCCCCAAGACGGACTTCCGCGTGCTGTGCGTGTTCAACCCGCCCGTCACCGGTCGTGAGGTGCACGACGAGAACGGCGTCTACCCCCTCGTCGTCGAGGAAGACGCCTGAGGCCTGATCCCAGGACTGTCGGACCACGCGGGCGGGGCCGGTCGGCCCCGCCCGTTCGCGTTCGCGGAAGGCGGCGTCCGGGCGTCCTCGGAGTGTCGCGCGGGTGGCGCCCCAGGGTGACGGAGAATCGGACCCAAAGTTACGAGCACCAGGTGACCCGCCCTGAGCAGGCCAAAGGCCGGGTCACCCCGAGACTGCACGTGAATAACCAGTGCATAACGGACTAATCGGGTCCTGTTACTGCCGG from Nocardiopsis dassonvillei subsp. dassonvillei DSM 43111 encodes:
- a CDS encoding glycosyltransferase, translated to MKIAMVAEHANPLPAHRGEPACPASLHVCALSRQLAKRGHRVTVYARRSDPDQPDGRTRMARGVSVAYLDAGPARPLSPEEHAEHTGAFGSALASVLDEDSPDVLHAIGWTSGLAALHAQAHSESDQTGTPLVQTFHSLNASEQRSGLGHHPERARMETILASRADRVLVNSTDQQVELARLGVPRHHVNVVPFGVDPDHFSVEGSASAEHWHSRREERARLVSVTSLTEAGGADRLVEAMTRLPEAELLLVSTAEDLDVALDENARRIELLAKEAGVNDRVHLAGPVERKELPRLLRSADVYVSAASYDPYGGAVLEAMACGLPVVATATGATPGAVLHRTSGVLMRFGRPDEVVRSVRAVLNTPTMSTAYGIAAVDRARSRFTWQRIAVETELAYERSRPQQTEQDRADEDETDGLLLSGTAH
- a CDS encoding anti-sigma factor RsbA family regulatory protein, with translation MTFEHQGLLFRREQRFHEVARQRLRSAVRENAHTVLAVSGERAAALTGALSASERERVHVLERNRFYDAPGRTLAALHRLALVHAPVPVVVVAEPPLPVSGMELREWHRLESVLSTALAPQRLSLLCVHDDRDLTTRTRSAVVATHPVLVESDGPRPNPAYLGTAAFGTRPVAPEPLPVSGPAHRLEIGLSLPRLRADLAALGESMGFPPERIDSLVVAVNELAANVLEHGAGKGTVQVWRAPGRWVCDVFDERGGLFDPLTGYRPADSMRPRGYGLWITRQTCDFLEISGSGEGSLVRLHFVDGAGESGTVREPGTRAPLSP
- a CDS encoding WhiB family transcriptional regulator, whose product is MNRLYHESEDWVLQGNCRSQDPEIFFPVSSTGIGRADTEQAIAVCRSCTVRQECLRWALRAGEAHGVWGGTTPEERRYMRRELVPAGRH
- a CDS encoding response regulator, which translates into the protein MTQKANILLVDDRDENLIALEAALTSLDQNLVRANSGEEALKHLLGTDFAVILLDVVMPGMDGFETAAHIKQREKTKDVPIIFLTAQEVDRHQVFRGYASRAVDFLLKPFDPWVLRSKVEVFVELHQLKAQMREQARALQRGLGQETGEPGKVLAEQLAQRSRQVQTDLAQLREHIVTNYQDVDQSLVDGVRRVDSAVSRLSTLVDTLHGPE
- the ectA gene encoding diaminobutyrate acetyltransferase, with amino-acid sequence MRLSHPSPEDGPHMWRLARENGMDANSPYAYALWCRDFATTSVVARDDEGRVAAYVTGYVRPDDPDTYFLWQVAVDSAYRGQGLARRMLDFVGDRITDRGLRYLEATVTADNTASRALFASFARDRGAEAVWSPLFTGEHFPQEDTPHDPEDLVRIGPLGAGPGA
- a CDS encoding STAS domain-containing protein, which gives rise to MTSDISIRREDDVVVVTPAGEMDAVTSPALADVLDGLLAAEPPRGVVVDLAKVSFCDSRCIGVLVAAYRQARDLGVGLMVAEPQPQVNRLFVIAGIDQVIPIAGSTGAAADSLRG
- a CDS encoding GAF and ANTAR domain-containing protein translates to MWIERLARDIGALGQADGTTLERALDQMSRAAALGVPGCSAALVVVWREVEGADGSVRHVVTDYGASHADLSAAFEHQYTTDQGPTVEAVREMGRVRVGDILREPHRWPRYTSMAVQCGDRSSITLPSLLPGEGDDRVITFGVHSGRADAFDEEVVAPLTALLAEHAAVSLYSAGRQADVARETAHMRRAMSARTVIDQAKGIIMHARGCDADTAFAALREVAQRNRKRVVDVARDLVAENTGPQPRMRPDRR
- a CDS encoding GAF domain-containing protein → MSENLAGLQREITALGERIAALRNTHTMYPDDAQGTAEAALAELEYAERLLGDAGAELARAHAQPEPRRQGDDGDRALLRAMFQELSVPTVLLDHEGYIRRINNSGAARLGSAPGYLTGKPFAHFVDLRKRAAMQSWLAAVLRGDGDAALESRLAQRGWAEDVHLTLTRLELPTEPNPLVLVAMSPPMNGAEEEGPAPLETEVEDQVVVLAARRLDVLTRMTRLLLRSAGPGGAGEPLALADAADLLADSYADWVVVDVCDLPTSSVAPRRAVVAGPADALPAQREAVASAAPGDSAIPGEVLERGQSLLFPLIEDEAVLGHAPSGAPLLSMLGAGSLLSVPLRGSRGVRGALTLIRRSNRGSFRLADLGLIEEIGEHIGLALPPRPSA
- a CDS encoding PP2C family protein-serine/threonine phosphatase encodes the protein MGVAGGEVIVTALTHRGAIRPANEDAVVMGALTVASANMTSPVRCVLPVGEPVILAVADGIGGQAAGEIASEHAVHRMAEMGPRLSGPEEIAQLLSNIDEEIKDHATQHTEFSGMGTTVAGVLLNNDGNFWFNVGDSRTYRLEGRRLRQLSEDDSPALPPSEDGRPVTTNFITQSLGGSSGGTMVPHVGRDDAADPSAWLMCSDGLSDLVLPEEMERMIAEAGSDEAAVYALWQAAMEAGGKDNISILLARRV
- a CDS encoding copper resistance CopC family protein codes for the protein MRPAHGTLRLLRTALLAAACTGLAWGGHNLWAAAPASPGGLAAATAVLFPLLWYFTRTMRGFGDIFAVMACVQILLHLVFQGSGEPVPGVLDTGADHTGHGLLTHTLGLAPGMLFAHLWAALLASALLAHGEAALWFLTALLTRALPPLRVPGIAFGARVPVACAASRTAPPPVALSAHGPRGPPLLPGVLPRRPRAHAGTYRELREDMTTTRTPDTAAPARALARAAAAVLAPLAAAALALAPSPALAHDVLTGSNPEDGATLDTVPEEVVLSFNNSPMEGGSGSAVVVTGPDEETTYEEGDLTFDGTDVSVGLAPLDQAGEYTIGFRVVSSDGHPIQDTLTFSVTEEAVAAAAPEPEESETAQEPAGETAQEQAQGPSGEANADEAAAEEESGGVSPVALAVVAVVAVAGIAAVVLVAVRMRRRPGGDAGQK